The Mucilaginibacter mallensis genome has a segment encoding these proteins:
- a CDS encoding NAD(P)-dependent oxidoreductase, translating to MKILILGATGRTGRLIVEEALKQGYDLNVLVRDKNKISFSSTTINIFQGTPTRRQDLAAAMQGCDLIISALGIVRASDAPWSKLISAKNFISESIKNAIAEADQQNVKRLITVSAWGVGDSKKDIPFWLRWLIDYTNMGPVYAEHEREEKLLANSNLNWTAVRPVALNDSEKIKTLKVSFNNLPKPSLYISRQSVAQFIVDIVKSDKYDRKSPTISES from the coding sequence ATGAAAATACTCATTTTAGGGGCCACCGGCAGAACCGGTCGCCTTATCGTTGAAGAGGCCCTAAAGCAAGGTTATGATTTAAATGTTTTGGTGCGGGATAAAAACAAAATATCCTTTAGTTCAACAACAATTAACATATTTCAGGGAACACCAACCCGCAGACAAGATTTAGCGGCTGCAATGCAAGGCTGTGATTTGATAATAAGTGCTTTGGGTATTGTCAGGGCCTCAGATGCTCCCTGGTCTAAATTAATAAGCGCCAAAAATTTCATATCAGAAAGCATAAAAAATGCGATTGCCGAAGCGGATCAACAAAACGTAAAACGTTTAATTACAGTCTCTGCATGGGGTGTTGGGGACAGCAAAAAAGATATACCTTTTTGGCTCAGATGGTTAATTGACTATACCAACATGGGCCCTGTTTACGCGGAACACGAAAGGGAGGAAAAACTATTAGCAAATTCAAACTTAAACTGGACGGCTGTACGGCCTGTTGCCTTAAATGATTCGGAAAAGATAAAAACTTTAAAGGTGAGTTTTAATAACCTCCCTAAGCCAAGTTTATATATCAGCAGGCAAAGTGTAGCTCAATTCATTGTTGATATCGTGAAATCCGATAAGTACGACAGGAAAAGCCCAACTATTTCTGAAAGTTAA
- a CDS encoding Cif family virulence factor, whose amino-acid sequence MKTIKLLLIIFLITTQQTYAQRKTENKKEIRFIIEAYSKSVIDRDSTTFYGLFNDGIVTWCAALKDRSQAKEIEKKGTKSVGSNYFSGSYKGFLRSLFRYKSTEDKFDNIIIIEDGTVATVSMDYSFWANNKMTNWGGKYLSLIKRDGKWKITSVIYSLELTDYFEQPTLKERQKISESKRCKIIGSKAGDAI is encoded by the coding sequence ATGAAAACTATAAAACTACTATTAATTATATTTTTGATAACGACGCAGCAGACTTACGCTCAGCGAAAAACAGAAAACAAGAAAGAAATAAGGTTCATCATAGAAGCGTATTCCAAAAGTGTGATCGACAGGGATTCCACTACGTTTTATGGTTTATTTAATGATGGCATCGTTACCTGGTGCGCCGCGTTAAAAGACAGATCTCAAGCCAAAGAAATCGAGAAAAAGGGAACAAAATCAGTTGGAAGTAATTATTTTTCCGGGAGTTATAAAGGTTTTTTAAGATCGCTATTTAGATATAAATCAACCGAAGATAAGTTTGATAATATTATAATTATTGAAGACGGAACCGTTGCCACTGTAAGTATGGATTATAGCTTTTGGGCGAATAATAAAATGACCAATTGGGGTGGAAAATACCTGAGCCTGATAAAAAGGGACGGAAAATGGAAGATCACAAGTGTCATTTATTCTTTAGAACTTACAGACTACTTTGAGCAGCCGACGCTTAAAGAAAGACAAAAAATAAGCGAATCTAAACGATGTAAAATTATCGGTTCAAAAGCAGGAGACGCGATATGA
- a CDS encoding TonB-dependent receptor domain-containing protein: MKKILILGLLLLPVLTYAQQQIKGTVIDATGQPLDAVTISLSLQTKNISNALADTGKFILTYPTGGFYQMTATLVGYKPFTRMVRLPKDSLKIIMQSNSKQLEVVTISASKPVIERSVDRVTFNVENSIIASGGTAWDALSKAPGVQTTSDNSLTENRKSVQVYMDGKPLNLSGDDLANYLQGMPSDLISKIEVFSNPPSNFDGEGGAVINIITKKSKGQGFNATVNGGFTQATYTNYTLSTSFNYRKDKLNLYGSYGNTDKEFGREQHDYIDYLTPTGNSYWNSPGYNVFHGHINNYRLGADYQLTDNQILGVLISGTNRTNNVRTNTPTTVTNENTEKLDSSLFSNGNTAIRGDKYDFDLNYNIKIDTGGKNLNVDVDYAPYRVTANQYVNNFTYLPDGSLASAPYHIFTPTSQNINIYSAKVDYTYKLGKIWSLSSGIKYSSIQSQNIVNFYNVSGPQPAEVSANNDNFDYTENTAAAYTSVSGSFGKWDFEGGLRGELTHTRGYSETLDSLNTRQYFKLFPTLFAVYKIDKDNALQFTYSYRVDRPSYGYLNPARHYATPYNYLQGNPDLQPSFTQDIELGYTFKKDYAITAYYTATHDKYSNVTVQDNVNGLFHYTFQNLGLGVNTGLRLSAPFNPTSWWEISTSIEVYYQREASNYLQGRYDYHKFAYDGTTTQSFTISKKLGLKAEITGRYDSPVIDGIFKVSQNSEVDAGIKATVLHGQGSIKLAAGDIFYGESFHSSVNYLNQNNGFYQTNDTRTGTLSFSYRFGKNVAASRKRSTADEEESKRAI, from the coding sequence ATGAAAAAGATACTGATATTAGGATTGCTTCTTTTGCCGGTCCTGACATATGCGCAACAACAAATTAAAGGAACAGTCATTGATGCCACGGGACAACCGCTTGATGCGGTAACTATCAGCCTGAGCCTGCAAACAAAAAATATAAGCAACGCCCTGGCAGATACCGGTAAGTTTATTTTAACTTACCCAACAGGCGGCTTTTACCAGATGACTGCTACGCTGGTAGGGTACAAACCGTTCACCCGCATGGTCCGGTTGCCTAAAGACAGTCTAAAGATCATCATGCAGTCTAACAGTAAACAACTGGAGGTGGTGACCATATCGGCTTCGAAACCGGTTATTGAGCGATCCGTAGATCGGGTTACTTTTAACGTGGAAAACAGCATTATCGCCAGCGGGGGTACGGCCTGGGATGCATTGAGTAAAGCACCGGGTGTACAGACAACCTCTGATAATAGTCTGACGGAGAACCGGAAGAGTGTACAGGTATATATGGACGGAAAGCCGCTTAATCTCTCCGGCGATGATTTGGCTAATTATTTACAGGGGATGCCATCCGACCTGATCTCAAAAATAGAAGTCTTTTCCAACCCACCTTCAAACTTTGATGGCGAAGGGGGGGCTGTAATCAATATTATTACTAAAAAATCAAAAGGGCAGGGATTTAACGCCACGGTCAACGGGGGATTTACCCAAGCGACTTACACCAACTATACTCTCAGCACTTCATTCAATTATCGCAAAGACAAATTGAATCTTTATGGAAGCTATGGGAATACGGACAAAGAATTCGGGCGGGAACAGCATGACTATATTGATTATCTTACACCCACCGGCAACTCTTATTGGAACAGCCCTGGCTACAACGTTTTTCATGGTCACATTAATAATTACAGGCTGGGCGCTGATTATCAGTTGACAGATAATCAAATATTAGGCGTGTTGATTTCGGGTACTAACCGTACCAACAATGTAAGAACGAACACGCCGACAACTGTAACCAATGAAAATACGGAGAAACTCGACTCTTCCCTTTTCTCGAATGGCAACACGGCTATTAGAGGCGACAAATATGATTTTGACCTGAATTACAATATTAAAATAGATACCGGCGGTAAAAACCTGAATGTAGATGTCGATTATGCGCCTTACCGCGTAACGGCTAATCAATACGTAAATAATTTCACTTATTTACCCGACGGCAGCCTTGCCTCCGCTCCCTATCATATTTTCACACCAACCTCACAAAACATCAATATTTATTCAGCAAAAGTTGATTACACCTATAAGCTTGGGAAAATATGGAGCCTTTCGTCAGGAATAAAATACAGCAGCATACAGAGCCAGAATATTGTTAACTTTTATAATGTCAGCGGACCCCAGCCGGCAGAAGTTTCTGCAAACAATGATAACTTTGATTATACAGAGAACACCGCTGCTGCTTATACCAGCGTCAGCGGAAGTTTTGGGAAATGGGATTTTGAGGGGGGCCTGCGCGGCGAATTAACCCATACCCGCGGCTATTCCGAAACTCTGGATTCGTTAAATACCAGGCAATATTTTAAATTATTCCCGACATTGTTTGCGGTTTACAAGATTGATAAAGACAATGCTTTACAATTTACTTATTCTTACCGCGTTGACCGTCCAAGCTACGGGTATTTAAATCCTGCAAGACATTATGCCACCCCTTATAATTATTTACAGGGTAACCCGGATCTGCAGCCTTCATTTACGCAGGACATAGAACTGGGATATACGTTCAAAAAAGATTATGCAATAACCGCCTATTATACAGCAACCCATGATAAGTATAGCAACGTCACTGTTCAGGATAATGTTAATGGCCTCTTCCACTACACATTCCAAAATTTAGGTTTGGGCGTTAATACCGGCCTGCGGCTTTCCGCGCCATTTAACCCAACCAGCTGGTGGGAAATAAGTACATCAATAGAAGTCTATTACCAGCGGGAGGCATCTAATTATTTACAGGGCAGGTATGATTACCATAAGTTCGCTTATGATGGAACGACCACGCAATCCTTCACCATCAGCAAAAAACTGGGTTTAAAAGCAGAAATCACCGGCCGGTATGATTCCCCGGTGATCGATGGTATTTTTAAAGTATCACAGAATTCAGAAGTAGATGCAGGGATAAAAGCCACGGTATTACACGGTCAGGGGTCAATCAAGCTGGCAGCGGGCGATATCTTTTATGGTGAATCTTTCCACTCCAGTGTTAATTATCTGAACCAGAATAATGGCTTTTACCAGACGAACGACACGAGGACCGGAACCCTTAGTTTTAGTTATCGCTTTGGGAAAAATGTGGCCGCTTCACGCAAACGGAGCACTGCGGACGAGGAAGAAAGCAAACGGGCGATATAA
- a CDS encoding short chain dehydrogenase, producing the protein MKILIIGATGTIGKHVTAALQKDHEVIQAGSKSSDIQVDISSTESIENFYKQVGKFDALICAAGDAHFGPLAFMKDTDFRTGVNSKLMGQVNLVLIGQQYINPKGSFTLTSGALADDPIVMGANISTMNAAINGFVKGAAIELENGVRINAVSPDVVEESTAYFSYFPGHVPVTMSRVTQAYVKSALGGQTGQIYKVL; encoded by the coding sequence ATGAAAATATTAATAATAGGTGCCACAGGTACCATAGGAAAACACGTAACCGCCGCCTTACAAAAAGATCATGAAGTAATTCAGGCCGGTTCAAAAAGCAGTGATATACAGGTAGATATATCATCAACCGAGTCAATAGAAAACTTTTACAAACAGGTCGGAAAATTTGACGCCTTAATTTGCGCTGCCGGCGACGCGCACTTCGGCCCTTTAGCATTTATGAAGGATACTGATTTCAGGACTGGCGTTAACAGCAAATTGATGGGCCAGGTTAACCTGGTATTGATTGGCCAGCAGTACATTAATCCGAAAGGGTCGTTTACCTTAACATCAGGCGCATTAGCCGATGACCCGATTGTAATGGGAGCAAACATCAGTACAATGAATGCAGCGATCAATGGATTTGTAAAGGGCGCGGCAATAGAGCTGGAGAATGGGGTGCGTATCAATGCAGTCAGTCCTGATGTAGTTGAAGAATCAACAGCCTATTTTTCCTATTTCCCGGGGCACGTTCCGGTTACCATGAGCCGGGTTACCCAAGCTTATGTAAAAAGTGCGCTAGGCGGGCAAACCGGGCAAATCTATAAAGTGCTGTAA
- a CDS encoding glucose 1-dehydrogenase gives MPKAQFTTIKWCTVDKAMKYIGGLICGLRCFAFTILEYSGLSAGKGTPKSNIRDIYHIYFAPYLLVPPEPIGLILPQIDYKIMRLKNKVAVITGGNSGIGFGIAKEFFLEGAQGAIVGRAQETLDSSVAQLGDRFIAIKADVTNLEDLDRVFKETYEKFGKIDIVVANAGGAATGAKLGSVAEIGEADYDKTMDLNLKSVYFTVHKALPYLKDGSSIVLIGSNAAHIGLPALSLYGGAKAAVIAWAKGFSLDLLERKIRVNVVSPAAIDTPVFEKFIEPGQVEAVKKQLVQGIPVGRIGQPRDVAKAVVFLGSDESSFLLGTEILVDGGSVNLQPFKA, from the coding sequence TTGCCTAAAGCACAATTTACAACTATAAAGTGGTGTACAGTTGACAAAGCAATGAAATATATTGGAGGTTTAATTTGTGGCCTACGGTGCTTTGCTTTTACAATTCTCGAATATTCCGGCCTGTCGGCTGGAAAGGGTACGCCGAAAAGCAATATCCGTGACATTTATCACATCTATTTTGCCCCATATCTCCTTGTCCCACCTGAACCTATTGGTTTAATTTTACCTCAAATAGATTATAAGATCATGAGATTAAAAAATAAAGTAGCCGTTATTACAGGCGGGAACAGCGGAATCGGATTTGGTATCGCTAAAGAGTTTTTCTTAGAGGGAGCTCAGGGAGCAATTGTCGGACGCGCGCAGGAAACTCTGGACAGTTCTGTTGCACAGCTTGGCGATCGTTTTATTGCCATAAAAGCGGATGTGACCAATTTGGAAGATCTTGACCGTGTATTTAAAGAAACTTATGAAAAGTTCGGAAAGATAGATATCGTGGTTGCCAATGCCGGCGGTGCAGCAACAGGTGCAAAACTGGGATCCGTAGCGGAAATTGGCGAGGCCGATTACGACAAGACAATGGACCTGAATTTGAAAAGCGTTTATTTTACCGTTCATAAAGCGCTTCCTTATTTGAAAGACGGCAGCTCGATTGTCCTGATTGGCTCTAACGCAGCCCATATAGGGTTACCTGCATTGTCGCTTTACGGTGGTGCAAAAGCAGCCGTTATTGCCTGGGCGAAAGGCTTTTCACTTGATTTGCTGGAACGCAAAATTAGGGTTAATGTGGTTTCTCCTGCTGCCATTGATACACCGGTATTCGAGAAATTTATTGAACCAGGCCAGGTAGAAGCCGTTAAAAAGCAGTTAGTGCAAGGCATTCCTGTGGGCCGTATAGGACAACCCCGGGATGTTGCAAAGGCTGTTGTATTTTTGGGCTCAGACGAATCGTCATTTTTGCTTGGCACAGAGATTCTAGTCGATGGAGGTTCCGTTAATCTACAGCCATTTAAGGCATAA
- a CDS encoding winged helix-turn-helix transcriptional regulator — translation MLTEEIIEKKIEPDCDCSITGSINIISGKWKPFIIWTLLSGSRRFGELHKVIHGIALKVLSRHLKELEADGIINRKVYAEVPPKVEYTLTEKGMSLNDVLQLLAEWDKKHKVTK, via the coding sequence ATGTTAACAGAAGAAATAATTGAAAAAAAAATAGAGCCGGATTGTGATTGCTCAATAACAGGATCAATCAATATCATAAGTGGCAAGTGGAAACCTTTTATTATCTGGACGTTATTATCAGGCTCCAGGCGATTTGGTGAGCTCCATAAAGTCATTCATGGTATTGCACTAAAGGTATTGTCCAGGCACTTAAAAGAACTGGAGGCTGACGGCATCATTAATCGGAAGGTATATGCTGAAGTCCCGCCAAAGGTGGAGTATACACTCACTGAAAAGGGAATGTCGCTCAACGATGTGTTGCAGCTATTAGCAGAGTGGGATAAAAAGCATAAAGTAACCAAATAA
- a CDS encoding nuclear transport factor 2 family protein: MNIKEVEDRISLRELIDNVSILGDKKDFNAQVQLFAENAVSKTFAGGKVILMLKGRKEMAAAFGDFLKDVETIYHFNGQQVVTIEGDQATGTCYCMVTLIGNEDGKHMKTTIGAIYQDDYARIDNRWLIVKRIGNFDWQEKREFNH; the protein is encoded by the coding sequence ATGAACATTAAAGAAGTTGAGGATAGAATTTCCCTGAGAGAACTGATTGACAACGTTTCGATCCTGGGGGACAAAAAAGATTTTAATGCTCAGGTGCAACTGTTTGCTGAAAATGCAGTATCGAAAACTTTCGCCGGAGGTAAAGTAATTTTAATGCTGAAAGGCCGGAAAGAAATGGCAGCAGCATTTGGCGATTTTCTTAAAGATGTAGAAACTATATACCACTTTAACGGGCAGCAGGTGGTGACTATAGAAGGTGATCAAGCTACCGGTACCTGTTATTGTATGGTTACGTTAATTGGCAATGAAGATGGCAAACATATGAAGACCACCATCGGCGCTATTTACCAGGATGATTATGCCCGAATAGACAACCGTTGGCTTATCGTTAAACGGATAGGAAACTTCGATTGGCAGGAAAAACGCGAATTCAATCACTAA
- a CDS encoding winged helix-turn-helix transcriptional regulator → MVTEEQNTPNSFSCLKNALDVIGGKWKLCVIVAVWQGNKRFRDIGKYVEGISPKVLSGELRHLEMNGLIERTVHTGRPVVVEYSITDYGRSLDSLITAFVKWGMTYRNNCDSS, encoded by the coding sequence ATGGTTACAGAAGAACAAAATACTCCAAACAGCTTTTCATGTTTAAAGAATGCTTTGGATGTCATTGGCGGCAAATGGAAGCTCTGTGTGATTGTTGCAGTGTGGCAAGGTAACAAGCGATTTAGGGATATTGGAAAGTATGTAGAGGGTATATCTCCCAAAGTACTATCCGGTGAATTAAGACACCTTGAAATGAACGGTCTGATTGAAAGGACTGTTCATACCGGAAGACCAGTTGTTGTCGAATACTCCATAACGGATTATGGACGTAGTCTTGATAGTCTGATAACTGCTTTTGTAAAGTGGGGTATGACGTATCGAAATAATTGTGATAGCTCTTAG
- a CDS encoding DUF885 domain-containing protein, with protein sequence MKIHAALIFTACSLFNPNPQPSFDTFTHNFVIGYQALPIPGLAQGYIDDLKEIEPKDTIKKELVFFNSIKDQLRQYNVSALSAAQRQDYLQIKFETTMNLERLELETKWLTYSPATVLDDNMAAIPDGKAWYAYLLKRWLGADVTPDEIFKFGMNEVADANTHINLIRRQTGLDSIAFYRKINSAEFLINDSAIIQKRFEQTRENIGSRLNVLFYPHQIPLVKIKQGPKELVVHTPGFYRDGTFYYNLSDKPYNSRQFGWLFLHEAIPGHHYQTSIDKQEPHSKVQDLFFYVGSAEGWGAYVERYGKELGVYKTPYDELGHWEWNVIRAVRIPLDIGVNYYGWTDQQALAFWKKHVNNQDDIAMREIQRVRHWSVQSITYNYGAAQIAQWKAELQAKLGDMFNIKDFHEWVLANLSLPFAIAKENVFKKAGIKASN encoded by the coding sequence ATGAAAATTCACGCCGCCTTAATTTTTACCGCTTGTTCTTTGTTTAATCCGAACCCGCAACCAAGTTTCGACACCTTTACCCATAATTTTGTTATTGGTTACCAAGCTCTTCCAATACCAGGATTAGCGCAGGGCTACATCGATGATCTGAAAGAGATAGAACCAAAGGATACCATCAAAAAAGAACTCGTATTTTTTAATAGTATCAAAGATCAGTTGCGTCAATATAATGTGTCTGCACTTTCAGCCGCTCAGCGACAGGACTATCTTCAGATAAAGTTCGAAACGACAATGAACCTGGAAAGGCTGGAATTGGAAACAAAGTGGTTAACCTATTCTCCAGCGACAGTGCTCGACGATAATATGGCTGCCATTCCAGACGGCAAAGCCTGGTATGCTTATCTGTTAAAGAGGTGGCTGGGTGCAGATGTTACTCCGGATGAAATTTTTAAGTTTGGAATGAATGAAGTAGCTGATGCAAACACACACATCAACCTTATTCGCCGGCAAACCGGACTGGATTCAATTGCTTTTTACCGTAAAATTAACAGCGCGGAATTTTTGATAAATGATTCGGCGATTATTCAGAAACGTTTTGAACAAACCCGGGAAAATATAGGCAGCAGGTTGAACGTCTTGTTTTACCCCCATCAAATTCCGTTAGTAAAAATTAAACAGGGGCCGAAGGAATTGGTGGTGCACACGCCTGGTTTTTACAGAGACGGAACATTTTATTACAACTTATCAGATAAGCCCTATAATAGCAGGCAGTTCGGATGGCTTTTTCTTCATGAAGCGATACCCGGGCATCATTATCAAACTTCCATAGATAAACAGGAGCCTCATAGTAAGGTTCAGGACCTTTTTTTTTACGTAGGTTCCGCTGAAGGATGGGGGGCCTACGTGGAAAGATATGGTAAGGAACTTGGTGTTTACAAAACGCCATATGATGAGCTCGGCCACTGGGAATGGAATGTGATCAGAGCGGTAAGAATCCCATTGGATATTGGAGTAAATTATTATGGTTGGACGGATCAGCAAGCGCTAGCTTTCTGGAAAAAACATGTCAATAACCAGGATGATATTGCCATGCGCGAAATTCAAAGGGTAAGGCACTGGTCGGTTCAGTCCATTACCTACAATTATGGTGCTGCACAAATAGCCCAATGGAAGGCTGAATTACAGGCTAAATTAGGGGATATGTTTAATATAAAGGATTTTCATGAATGGGTACTGGCAAACCTTTCATTGCCGTTTGCCATCGCCAAAGAGAATGTATTTAAAAAAGCTGGGATAAAAGCCAGCAACTAG
- a CDS encoding DUF2911 domain-containing protein: protein MYRKIIFMGLLLLSEISANAQKLHNLRGSLIYTLGPDTTAIGDFELKGNEFKLTVVSMSPYVNVSKLTGVFFSDGQLKRVEGNNYLPARDKDSRVYNYRLNNDQDTTFIETGNGKRNIIRKYPVKIMVANNLGGDALVFMPALLANFAPEKIGDSIISSHIVFNSARKFIIKKTSSSKLLMGSAVMGMFTVFLDQNGRLQSVDGIGTSFNIKGTAGPYLNIDSVIAISIRHQQQHPKLAVINKLDSVKTTINGNHIKVVYSRPSVRNRVIFGEVVPWNRIWRTGADAATKISLSDPLYFNGKLLPAGSYSIFTIPTPDGWTLIFNQQANIWGTEHNAAYDLLKIPIQTRYLDQPTEMLTFAIIPTGTNGGILSVSWDKLKALVNFTTAP, encoded by the coding sequence ATGTACAGAAAGATAATATTTATGGGCCTGTTGCTTCTTTCGGAGATTTCAGCAAATGCTCAAAAACTGCATAACTTGCGGGGAAGCTTAATTTATACCCTGGGACCGGATACCACAGCCATTGGTGATTTTGAATTAAAAGGAAATGAATTTAAGCTGACGGTAGTTTCTATGAGCCCGTATGTAAATGTCAGTAAATTAACCGGTGTGTTTTTTTCAGACGGTCAGCTGAAGCGCGTTGAGGGTAATAATTATCTCCCTGCAAGAGATAAGGATTCCCGGGTTTACAATTACCGGTTGAACAATGATCAGGACACCACTTTCATAGAGACCGGTAATGGCAAAAGAAATATTATTCGTAAATATCCGGTAAAGATCATGGTAGCGAATAACCTCGGCGGGGATGCCCTGGTTTTTATGCCGGCTTTGCTGGCAAACTTTGCACCTGAAAAAATTGGGGATAGCATAATCAGCAGTCATATTGTGTTTAACAGTGCGCGAAAATTTATCATAAAAAAAACAAGCAGCAGTAAATTATTGATGGGTAGCGCTGTAATGGGAATGTTCACTGTTTTTCTCGATCAAAATGGCCGTCTGCAATCAGTGGATGGTATCGGTACCTCGTTTAATATCAAAGGTACCGCCGGTCCTTATCTGAATATAGATTCCGTAATAGCGATAAGTATCCGACATCAGCAACAGCATCCGAAATTAGCCGTTATCAATAAACTGGATTCCGTAAAAACTACCATTAATGGCAACCATATTAAAGTTGTATACTCCAGACCTTCGGTAAGGAACAGGGTAATATTTGGCGAGGTTGTTCCCTGGAACAGAATTTGGCGAACAGGTGCTGACGCCGCCACAAAAATTTCATTAAGCGATCCGCTTTATTTTAATGGAAAACTGCTGCCGGCCGGTTCGTACTCGATCTTTACCATTCCAACTCCAGATGGCTGGACGCTGATATTTAATCAGCAGGCAAATATATGGGGAACTGAGCATAATGCAGCGTATGATCTTCTGAAGATCCCGATCCAAACAAGATATTTAGATCAACCCACCGAAATGTTGACTTTCGCGATCATACCCACCGGAACCAATGGCGGTATCCTCAGTGTTAGCTGGGATAAATTAAAAGCGCTGGTTAATTTTACAACGGCACCTTAA